Proteins encoded in a region of the Clostridium butyricum genome:
- the gltA gene encoding NADPH-dependent glutamate synthase encodes MNMQDRMKRTPVTEQAPEVRAKNFEEVCLGYTEEQAIKEANRCLGCKNPKCVEGCPVSVNIPGFIAKAKEGDFEAAAKEIAKYSALPAVCGRVCPQESQCEGKCVLGIKGEAVAIGKLEKFTADWSRKNKIDLSDVEAPNGKRVAVIGSGPAGLTCAGDLAKKGYDVTIFEALHEAGGVLVYGIPEFRLPKEDVVKAEIENIKKLGVKIETNVVIGRTITIDELMKEEKFDAVFIGSGAGLPKFMGINGENANGVFSANEFLTRVNLMKAFKEEYETPVRAGRKVAVVGGGNVAMDAARTALRLGAETHIVYRRSDAELPARAEEIHHAKEEGIIFDVLTNPTEILTDENGWVKGMKCVKMELGEPDASGRRRPVVKENSEFVMDVDTVIMSLGTSPNPLISSTTEGLDINKWKCLVADENGLTTKEGVYAGGDAVTGAATVILAMGAGKKAAAAIDEYLK; translated from the coding sequence ATGAATATGCAAGATAGAATGAAAAGAACACCTGTAACAGAACAGGCTCCAGAAGTTAGAGCTAAGAACTTTGAAGAAGTATGCTTAGGATATACAGAAGAACAAGCAATAAAAGAAGCTAATAGATGTTTAGGATGTAAAAACCCTAAATGTGTAGAAGGTTGTCCTGTGTCGGTTAATATACCAGGATTTATAGCAAAAGCTAAAGAAGGAGATTTTGAAGCTGCTGCTAAGGAAATTGCTAAATATAGTGCATTACCAGCTGTATGTGGAAGAGTTTGTCCTCAAGAAAGTCAATGTGAAGGTAAATGTGTACTTGGAATTAAAGGTGAAGCAGTAGCAATTGGAAAATTAGAAAAATTTACTGCTGACTGGTCAAGAAAAAATAAGATAGACTTATCAGATGTTGAAGCTCCAAATGGTAAGAGAGTTGCAGTTATAGGTAGTGGACCTGCTGGATTAACTTGTGCTGGAGATTTAGCTAAAAAAGGATATGATGTAACAATATTTGAAGCTTTACATGAAGCTGGCGGAGTTTTAGTTTATGGTATTCCTGAATTTAGATTACCAAAAGAAGATGTAGTTAAAGCTGAAATTGAAAATATTAAAAAGCTTGGAGTTAAGATTGAAACAAATGTAGTTATCGGAAGAACAATAACTATTGATGAATTGATGAAAGAGGAAAAGTTTGATGCTGTATTTATAGGATCAGGTGCAGGACTTCCTAAATTCATGGGAATCAATGGAGAAAATGCAAATGGTGTATTCTCTGCAAATGAATTCTTAACAAGAGTAAACTTAATGAAAGCTTTCAAGGAAGAATATGAAACTCCAGTAAGAGCTGGAAGAAAAGTTGCAGTAGTCGGAGGCGGTAATGTTGCTATGGATGCTGCAAGAACTGCTTTAAGACTAGGTGCAGAAACTCACATTGTTTATAGAAGAAGTGATGCAGAACTTCCTGCAAGAGCTGAAGAAATACATCATGCTAAAGAAGAAGGAATAATTTTTGATGTATTAACTAATCCAACAGAAATCTTAACAGATGAAAATGGATGGGTTAAAGGTATGAAGTGTGTTAAGATGGAACTTGGTGAACCAGATGCTTCAGGAAGAAGAAGACCTGTTGTTAAAGAAAATTCTGAATTTGTAATGGATGTTGATACAGTAATTATGTCTCTTGGAACTTCACCAAATCCATTAATATCTTCAACTACAGAAGGTTTAGATATTAACAAATGGAAATGCCTAGTTGCAGACGAAAATGGATTAACTACAAAAGAAGGCGTTTATGCTGGTGGTGATGCAGTTACTGGTGCAGCAACAGTTATTTTAGCAATGGGAGCTGGTAAAAAAGCAGCAGCTGCTATTGATGAATATCTTAAATAA
- a CDS encoding sucrose-6-phosphate hydrolase: MTNIYEKVKQDLNNFYSNNDNNIWRNKNHIEMPFGLVNDPNGLSYFNGKYHIFYQWNPFGCEHKTKHWALVKTTDFVNFTKPEIILKPEDWFDKNGCYSGGAYVKDDILKLFYTGNVKNEKDERESYQCIVDYNKDGSFEKRGPIIPKQPDGYTAHFRDPMIFVNEGIYYMVLGVQRENLTGAALIYKSDDIEKWELVGELETDMKEFGYMWECPNIIKVNDDKYAFLFSPQGLEAEEFKNQNIYQSGYVIGNLDFKVPQLKNHSEFKEIDMGFDFYAPQVFTHNDKNIMIGWVGMPDKDSEYPSGENGGWMFPLTLPRVLEYKDNVLYQKPLKEVENLREKQIVSVKDLNINEYSLDLDSRNIEIDLELLLEECTFIDFKFIFRDEYINLTYNKENGVCIIDRNNMKLGGKGIRKFKLNVDKTLKLHMFIDNSVMEIYYQEGLETTTLMYFPKFDDFKIEIKSDNKVKMSELNIWNLRGIKYE; this comes from the coding sequence ATGACGAATATATATGAAAAAGTAAAACAAGATTTAAATAATTTTTATAGCAATAATGACAATAATATATGGAGAAATAAAAATCATATAGAAATGCCGTTTGGCTTAGTTAATGATCCTAATGGATTAAGTTATTTTAATGGAAAGTACCATATTTTCTATCAATGGAATCCATTTGGATGTGAACACAAAACTAAGCATTGGGCATTAGTTAAAACTACTGATTTTGTGAATTTTACTAAACCTGAAATAATTTTAAAGCCTGAAGACTGGTTTGATAAAAATGGATGCTATTCAGGTGGTGCATATGTAAAGGATGATATATTAAAATTATTCTATACAGGGAATGTTAAAAATGAAAAAGATGAAAGAGAATCTTATCAATGTATAGTTGATTATAATAAAGATGGATCATTTGAAAAAAGAGGACCTATAATACCTAAGCAACCTGATGGATATACAGCACATTTTAGAGATCCAATGATATTTGTAAATGAAGGTATATATTATATGGTTCTTGGAGTACAAAGAGAAAACTTAACTGGAGCTGCTTTAATATACAAATCTGATGATATTGAAAAATGGGAACTTGTTGGTGAATTAGAAACTGACATGAAAGAATTCGGATATATGTGGGAATGTCCTAATATTATAAAGGTTAATGATGATAAATATGCATTTTTATTTTCACCACAAGGGTTAGAAGCAGAAGAATTTAAAAATCAAAATATATATCAATCAGGATATGTTATAGGAAATTTAGATTTTAAGGTACCACAATTAAAAAATCATTCGGAATTTAAAGAAATAGATATGGGATTTGATTTTTATGCACCTCAGGTGTTTACTCATAACGATAAGAATATAATGATTGGCTGGGTTGGAATGCCAGATAAAGATAGTGAATATCCTAGTGGAGAAAATGGAGGATGGATGTTCCCATTAACGTTACCTAGAGTTCTTGAATACAAAGATAATGTTTTATATCAAAAGCCACTTAAAGAAGTTGAAAATTTAAGAGAAAAGCAGATTGTATCAGTTAAGGATTTAAATATAAATGAATATTCACTAGATTTAGATTCTAGAAATATAGAAATAGATTTAGAGTTGTTATTAGAAGAATGTACTTTTATAGATTTTAAATTTATATTCAGAGATGAATATATAAACTTAACTTATAATAAAGAAAATGGAGTTTGTATTATTGATAGAAATAATATGAAACTTGGTGGAAAAGGAATAAGGAAATTTAAGCTGAATGTTGATAAAACATTAAAATTACATATGTTTATTGACAATTCTGTTATGGAAATATATTATCAAGAGGGATTAGAGACAACTACATTAATGTATTTCCCTAAGTTTGATGATTTTAAAATAGAGATAAAAAGTGATAATAAAGTTAAAATGAGTGAATTAAATATTTGGAATCTAAGGGGGATTAAATATGAATAA
- a CDS encoding N-acetylmuramoyl-L-alanine amidase encodes MNIKKRFIAILMCLITVILFIQPKKVQAETIKDYNILSDCAVTVKQAKEWAKERNATETFIDLADLYWKYAEECGGVNPAIAYAQAAKETGYGNFGGVLDESYCNPCGLKIEKGGDDNDPDAHQKFNSWKEGVQAHLDHLALYAGAEGYPKSDTYDPRHFKTIMGRCKTINELGGSGKWAPSATYGEEVNKLYKSLLVFAGIEKEEVVSLQSEILSINTNVNNSINVTSNIGWKKENNSWSYYKDDNTKVFGWINPDGNWYYLNSDGNMVTGWLKDSETWYYMNESGTMARGWKLANNSWYYLQGDGSMVTGLRSIEGKNYYLSENGSMATGWVNINNYRYFFDNDGCMKTGWFSDDNGISYYYLDKSSGKMIINDTVDGYEIGSDGKRKAVLGSTDDNTKTEGKVIVVDPGHAYGKDEGVKTTINDINYIETDLNMQVAKKLKVELEKRGFTVILTRTENQKFTDLNDSLSHRVDVANEADAEFFISIHHNAVDGIPEANGIESYYSVAAKDDNYGSGVDAERVAKSKKLAKLINDNIVNKLNAADRGVKSDEQSASGSLFVLRNTNMPAVLVETGFLSNEKEAERCADSNSQQLVAEAIAEVIAENF; translated from the coding sequence GTGAATATAAAGAAAAGATTTATAGCTATACTAATGTGTTTGATAACAGTTATTTTATTTATTCAGCCTAAGAAAGTACAGGCAGAGACAATAAAAGATTATAATATACTATCGGATTGTGCAGTTACTGTAAAACAAGCAAAAGAATGGGCAAAAGAAAGAAATGCAACTGAAACATTTATTGATTTAGCAGATTTGTATTGGAAATATGCAGAAGAATGTGGAGGAGTAAATCCTGCAATAGCATATGCTCAGGCAGCCAAAGAAACTGGATATGGAAATTTTGGTGGTGTTTTAGATGAAAGTTATTGCAATCCATGTGGGCTCAAAATAGAAAAGGGTGGAGACGATAATGATCCAGATGCTCATCAAAAATTTAATTCATGGAAAGAAGGAGTACAAGCTCATTTGGATCATTTAGCATTATATGCTGGTGCAGAGGGATATCCAAAGAGTGATACTTATGATCCAAGGCATTTTAAAACTATAATGGGAAGATGTAAAACCATAAATGAACTTGGAGGATCAGGAAAATGGGCACCAAGTGCAACTTATGGAGAAGAAGTAAATAAGTTATATAAAAGTTTACTAGTTTTTGCTGGTATTGAAAAAGAAGAAGTTGTGAGTTTACAATCTGAAATATTATCTATAAATACAAATGTTAATAATTCAATAAATGTAACATCGAATATAGGATGGAAAAAAGAAAATAATTCTTGGAGTTATTATAAAGATGATAATACAAAAGTCTTTGGATGGATTAATCCTGATGGAAACTGGTATTATCTAAACAGTGATGGAAATATGGTAACTGGATGGCTTAAAGATAGTGAGACTTGGTATTATATGAATGAATCAGGAACTATGGCAAGAGGATGGAAGCTTGCAAATAATTCTTGGTATTACCTTCAAGGTGATGGAAGTATGGTTACTGGATTAAGAAGTATAGAAGGAAAAAATTATTATTTAAGTGAAAATGGAAGTATGGCTACAGGATGGGTAAATATAAATAATTATAGATACTTTTTTGATAATGATGGCTGTATGAAAACTGGTTGGTTCAGTGATGACAATGGTATATCATATTATTACTTAGATAAATCAAGTGGAAAAATGATTATAAATGATACTGTAGATGGATATGAGATTGGTTCTGATGGAAAGAGAAAAGCAGTATTAGGTTCTACGGATGATAATACAAAAACAGAAGGTAAAGTTATAGTTGTAGACCCGGGACATGCTTACGGAAAAGATGAAGGGGTTAAAACAACAATAAATGACATAAATTATATTGAAACTGATTTAAACATGCAGGTTGCTAAAAAGTTAAAGGTAGAACTTGAAAAAAGAGGCTTTACTGTAATTTTGACTAGAACTGAAAATCAGAAATTTACAGATCTTAATGACAGTTTATCTCATAGAGTAGATGTGGCTAACGAAGCTGATGCAGAATTTTTTATAAGTATTCATCATAATGCAGTAGATGGAATTCCAGAAGCAAATGGAATAGAATCATACTACAGTGTTGCAGCTAAAGATGATAACTATGGAAGTGGAGTAGATGCTGAAAGAGTGGCAAAATCTAAAAAGCTTGCAAAATTAATCAATGATAATATAGTTAACAAGTTAAATGCAGCAGATAGAGGTGTGAAATCTGATGAACAATCAGCATCGGGAAGTTTATTTGTTTTAAGAAATACAAATATGCCTGCGGTATTAGTTGAAACAGGATTCTTAAGTAATGAGAAAGAAGCTGAGAGATGTGCTGATTCAAACAGTCAACAACTTGTAGCAGAAGCAATTGCTGAAGTTATTGCAGAGAATTTTTAA
- a CDS encoding iron-containing alcohol dehydrogenase produces the protein MARFTLPRDIYHGEGSLEVLKTLKGKKAFVVVGGGSMKRFGFLQKVENYLKEAGMEVELFEGVEPDPSVETVMKGAEAMRKFQPDWIVAMGGGSPIDAAKAMWIFYEYPDFTFEQAVVPFGLPELRQKAKFVAIPSTSGTATEVTAFSVITNYTEKIKYPLADFNITPDIAIVDPELAQTMPAKLVAHTGMDALTHAIEAYTASLRSNFSDPLAIKAIEMVNENLVKSFEGDKTARNLMHEAQCLAGMAFSNALLGIVHSMAHKVGAVFHIPHGCANAIFLPYVIKYNRKVCEDRYADIARALKLEGNTDAELTDSLIKLINEFNDDLSIPHSMKEYGVEEADFKSNVKFIAHNAILDACTGSSPREIDEETMEKLFECTYYGTDVNF, from the coding sequence ATGGCACGTTTTACTTTACCAAGAGATATTTATCATGGAGAAGGTTCATTAGAAGTACTTAAGACTTTAAAAGGAAAGAAAGCTTTTGTTGTAGTTGGTGGAGGATCAATGAAAAGATTTGGTTTTCTTCAAAAAGTTGAAAATTACTTAAAAGAAGCTGGAATGGAAGTTGAATTATTTGAAGGTGTAGAACCAGATCCATCAGTTGAAACTGTTATGAAGGGTGCAGAAGCTATGAGAAAATTCCAGCCTGACTGGATAGTAGCTATGGGTGGAGGATCACCAATAGATGCTGCAAAGGCTATGTGGATATTCTATGAATACCCAGATTTTACTTTTGAACAAGCAGTTGTTCCTTTTGGTTTACCAGAACTTAGACAAAAGGCTAAATTTGTAGCTATTCCATCTACAAGTGGTACTGCTACAGAAGTTACAGCATTTTCAGTAATTACAAATTACACAGAAAAAATTAAGTATCCTTTAGCGGACTTTAATATAACACCAGATATAGCTATAGTAGATCCAGAATTAGCTCAAACAATGCCTGCTAAATTAGTGGCTCATACAGGAATGGATGCATTAACTCATGCAATTGAAGCATATACAGCATCATTAAGATCAAACTTTAGTGATCCATTAGCAATAAAAGCTATAGAAATGGTAAATGAAAATTTAGTAAAATCATTTGAAGGAGATAAAACTGCTAGAAATTTAATGCATGAAGCTCAGTGCTTAGCTGGAATGGCCTTTTCAAATGCATTACTTGGAATAGTTCACTCTATGGCACATAAAGTAGGAGCTGTATTCCATATTCCTCATGGATGTGCTAATGCAATTTTCTTACCATATGTAATAAAATATAACAGAAAAGTATGTGAAGATAGATATGCTGATATTGCAAGAGCATTAAAATTAGAAGGAAACACAGATGCTGAATTAACAGATTCGTTAATTAAATTAATCAATGAATTCAATGATGATTTAAGTATTCCTCATTCAATGAAAGAATATGGAGTTGAAGAGGCTGATTTTAAATCTAATGTTAAGTTTATAGCACATAATGCAATTCTAGATGCATGTACAGGATCAAGTCCAAGAGAGATAGATGAAGAAACAATGGAAAAATTATTTGAATGCACATACTATGGAACTGATGTTAACTTTTAA
- a CDS encoding carbohydrate kinase family protein, whose product MNKNVFCIGELLIDMVCVDNKGLKDGEKFEKKAGGAPANVAAAITKLEGNAAFLGQVGDDFFGKFLVQILKDLNINTEMTVEKGSTTMALVGIDADGERNFDFLRGSDGEYSFDNVDTSKITSTDIIHFGSATGFLEGELKKTYFKLLDYAKQSNLYVSFDPNYRDALIKPDMLPQFVEDSKAFLKHSDFTKLSDEELTLITGEKDLEAGVKALHDLGVKVVTITLGSKGTYLSVDGENVIIPSIKINQVDSTGAGDSFVGAVLKQVSDIEDKKNISMDKWKEIIAFANKVGAITCTNYGAIASMPTLAEVNAI is encoded by the coding sequence ATGAATAAAAATGTATTTTGTATTGGTGAACTATTAATCGACATGGTATGTGTTGATAATAAAGGTTTAAAGGATGGAGAAAAATTTGAAAAAAAAGCAGGAGGAGCTCCTGCAAATGTTGCTGCAGCCATAACTAAATTAGAAGGTAATGCTGCGTTTTTAGGTCAAGTTGGAGATGATTTTTTTGGTAAATTTTTAGTTCAAATCTTAAAGGATTTAAACATAAATACTGAAATGACAGTAGAAAAAGGAAGCACTACAATGGCATTGGTAGGAATTGATGCTGATGGAGAACGTAACTTTGATTTCTTAAGAGGAAGCGATGGAGAATATTCTTTTGATAATGTTGATACATCAAAAATAACTTCAACAGATATAATTCACTTTGGATCGGCTACAGGATTCTTAGAAGGTGAATTAAAGAAGACTTATTTTAAGTTATTGGATTATGCAAAACAAAGTAATTTATATGTATCTTTTGATCCTAACTACAGAGATGCATTAATAAAACCTGATATGCTACCACAATTTGTTGAAGACAGTAAAGCGTTTTTAAAACATAGTGATTTTACTAAACTAAGTGATGAAGAATTAACATTAATTACTGGTGAAAAAGATTTAGAAGCAGGTGTTAAGGCTTTACATGACTTAGGGGTTAAAGTTGTAACTATAACTTTAGGATCTAAGGGAACTTACCTAAGTGTTGATGGTGAAAATGTAATAATACCTTCAATAAAGATAAACCAAGTTGATTCAACTGGAGCAGGAGATTCATTTGTTGGTGCTGTATTAAAGCAAGTATCTGATATTGAGGATAAAAAGAACATCAGCATGGATAAATGGAAAGAAATAATAGCTTTTGCTAATAAAGTAGGGGCAATAACTTGCACTAATTATGGTGCTATAGCTTCAATGCCAACTTTAGCTGAAGTTAACGCAATTTAA
- a CDS encoding iron-containing alcohol dehydrogenase, which produces MARFTLPRDLYHGEGALEALKTLKGKKAFVVVGGGSMKRFGFLQKVEDYLKEAGMEVELFEGVEPDPSVETVMKGAEAMRNFEPDWIVAMGGGSPIDAAKAMWIFYEYPDFTFEQAVVPFGLPDLRQKAKFVAIPSTSGTATEVTAFSVITNYTEKIKYPLADFNLTPDVAIVDPALAQTMPAKLVAHTGMDALTHAIEAYTASLRSNFSDPLAIKAIEMVNENLVKSFEGDKVARDLMHEAQCLAGMSFSNALLGIVHSMAHKVGAVFHIPHGCANAIFLPYVIQYNRKSCEDRYADIARALKLEGNTDAELTDSLIKLINEFNDKLSIPHSMKEYGVEEAEFKANLEFISHNAVVDACTGSNPREIDDATMAKLFECTYYGTEVNL; this is translated from the coding sequence ATGGCACGTTTTACTTTACCAAGAGACTTATATCATGGAGAAGGTGCATTAGAAGCACTTAAGACTTTAAAAGGAAAGAAAGCTTTCGTTGTAGTTGGTGGAGGATCAATGAAAAGATTTGGTTTTCTTCAAAAAGTTGAAGATTACTTAAAAGAAGCTGGAATGGAAGTTGAATTATTTGAAGGGGTAGAACCAGATCCATCAGTTGAAACAGTTATGAAGGGTGCAGAAGCTATGAGAAACTTTGAACCTGACTGGATAGTAGCTATGGGTGGAGGATCACCAATAGATGCTGCAAAGGCTATGTGGATATTCTATGAATACCCAGATTTTACTTTTGAACAAGCTGTTGTTCCTTTCGGATTACCAGACCTTAGACAAAAGGCTAAATTTGTAGCTATTCCATCTACAAGTGGTACTGCTACAGAAGTTACAGCATTCTCAGTAATTACAAATTATACAGAAAAGATTAAGTATCCTTTAGCTGATTTCAACTTAACTCCAGATGTTGCTATAGTAGATCCAGCTTTAGCTCAAACGATGCCTGCTAAATTAGTAGCTCACACTGGAATGGATGCATTAACTCATGCAATTGAAGCATATACAGCATCATTAAGATCAAACTTTAGTGATCCATTAGCAATAAAAGCTATAGAAATGGTGAATGAAAACTTAGTAAAATCATTTGAAGGAGATAAGGTTGCTAGAGATTTAATGCATGAAGCTCAATGTTTAGCTGGAATGTCATTCTCAAATGCATTACTTGGAATAGTTCACTCTATGGCACATAAAGTAGGAGCTGTATTCCATATTCCTCATGGATGTGCTAATGCAATCTTCTTACCATATGTAATACAATATAATAGAAAATCTTGTGAAGATAGATATGCTGATATTGCAAGAGCATTAAAATTAGAAGGAAACACAGATGCTGAATTAACAGATTCATTAATTAAATTAATCAATGAATTCAATGATAAATTAAGCATACCTCATTCAATGAAAGAATATGGAGTTGAAGAGGCTGAATTCAAAGCTAATCTTGAATTTATATCTCATAATGCAGTAGTAGATGCATGTACAGGATCTAACCCAAGAGAAATAGATGATGCTACAATGGCTAAGTTATTTGAATGCACATACTATGGAACTGAAGTGAATCTTTAA
- a CDS encoding sulfide/dihydroorotate dehydrogenase-like FAD/NAD-binding protein has protein sequence MFKIVSKRELTNNIYLMDIEAPRVAKSAKPGQFIIIKNDEKGERIPLTIADYDKEKGTVTIVFQTVGAGTKQLAEFKEGEFVADFVGPLGVPSEFVNEDIEELKKQNIIFVAGGVGAAPVYPQVKWMHEHGIACDVIVGSRNKELLILEEEMKKVAGNLYIATDDGSYGFNGRVTDCLQKLVDDGNKYDHAVVIGPMIMMKFMAMLTKELGIKTTVSLNPIMVDGTGMCGACRVTVGNEIKFACVDGPEFDGHLIDFDESMRRQAMYKSEEGRATLKLEEGNTHSHGGCGCRGDK, from the coding sequence GTGTTTAAAATAGTTAGTAAAAGAGAACTTACAAATAACATATATTTAATGGATATAGAAGCACCTAGAGTTGCAAAATCAGCAAAACCAGGTCAATTTATAATAATAAAAAATGATGAAAAAGGTGAAAGAATCCCTTTAACAATAGCTGATTATGACAAGGAAAAAGGAACTGTAACAATAGTTTTCCAAACTGTTGGTGCAGGTACTAAACAATTAGCAGAATTTAAAGAAGGCGAATTCGTAGCTGATTTTGTTGGACCATTAGGTGTTCCAAGTGAATTTGTAAATGAAGATATTGAAGAATTAAAGAAACAAAATATAATATTTGTTGCTGGTGGAGTTGGTGCAGCACCAGTATACCCTCAAGTAAAATGGATGCATGAACATGGAATAGCATGTGATGTTATAGTTGGAAGTAGAAATAAAGAATTATTAATATTAGAAGAAGAAATGAAAAAAGTAGCAGGAAACCTTTATATTGCTACAGATGATGGTTCATATGGGTTCAATGGAAGAGTTACAGATTGTCTTCAAAAATTAGTTGATGATGGTAATAAATATGATCATGCAGTTGTAATTGGACCAATGATAATGATGAAATTTATGGCTATGCTTACAAAAGAATTAGGAATAAAAACAACTGTTAGTTTAAATCCTATAATGGTTGATGGTACAGGTATGTGTGGTGCATGTAGAGTTACTGTAGGAAATGAAATTAAATTTGCATGTGTAGATGGTCCAGAATTTGATGGTCATTTAATTGATTTTGATGAATCTATGAGAAGACAAGCAATGTATAAATCAGAAGAAGGCAGAGCTACTTTAAAATTAGAAGAAGGGAACACTCATAGCCATGGTGGTTGTGGATGCAGAGGTGATAAATAA
- a CDS encoding sigma-54-dependent Fis family transcriptional regulator, whose amino-acid sequence MENMQILIQNSHERSRVYGVEKKSKCSRKILYGEELERILARNKELIEISRIYIDMVFSAVEDEEFIIVLTDNEGCILYIRGAEKITKSLNCMDLKVGAYMDERSIGTNAMGTAIKENRCVQITAQEHYIEGLHSLTCSAAPIHNENGDIIGTLNLTGKSSMKHPHTLGLVVFGVKAIENEIDKNKINDILNQTYNYMESIIDNVEKGIMIVDKQGKITNINKFGVDIFQKEKEFLIKEDIYHIVPNLGNILDELNNDNSTIIKEVKISHSSNYKTELVFKGITHKDQVIGMVITMSNMKENYDIKSATGAFLTFNDIIGESAAIKNVVTNSKIIANSPSTVLIQGESGTGKEVLAQAMHNYSLRRNKKFVAINCGAIPNNIIESELFGYEDGTFTGAKKGGKPGKFEVANGGTIFLDEIGEMPLDMQVNLLRVLQESRVTRLGGSTEIPIDVRVIAATNKNLKEEVNKGNFREDLYYRLCVIPITLPPLRERKDDVQKLMEYFLTIKSFKLNKPIPKINDELYSNLLSYSWPGNIRQLENYIENIVNLEGNISFDLWDEEHKKDFNNENIYKFNANENNNQLCENENNNLNLNFLERKTIEKAILKFGNNMTKTAKALGISRNTLYLKIKKYGIKTS is encoded by the coding sequence ATGGAAAATATGCAAATATTAATCCAAAACTCACATGAAAGAAGCAGAGTATATGGTGTTGAAAAGAAATCTAAATGTTCACGAAAAATATTATATGGTGAAGAATTAGAAAGAATCCTTGCTAGAAATAAGGAATTAATAGAAATATCAAGAATATATATTGATATGGTTTTTTCTGCTGTTGAAGATGAAGAGTTTATTATAGTACTAACTGATAATGAAGGTTGCATTCTTTATATTAGAGGAGCTGAAAAAATAACTAAATCCCTAAATTGTATGGATTTAAAAGTAGGAGCTTACATGGATGAGCGGAGTATTGGTACAAATGCAATGGGAACTGCAATTAAAGAAAATAGATGTGTACAGATAACTGCTCAGGAGCATTATATAGAAGGTCTTCATAGTTTAACATGTTCAGCAGCTCCAATTCACAATGAGAATGGAGATATTATAGGAACTTTAAACTTAACAGGAAAAAGTAGCATGAAACATCCACATACATTAGGTTTAGTAGTTTTTGGTGTGAAAGCAATTGAAAATGAGATTGATAAAAATAAAATTAATGATATCTTAAATCAAACATATAATTATATGGAAAGTATAATAGACAATGTTGAAAAAGGGATAATGATTGTAGACAAGCAAGGGAAAATAACTAACATAAATAAGTTTGGCGTGGATATATTCCAGAAAGAAAAGGAATTTTTAATAAAAGAAGATATATATCATATTGTTCCTAATCTAGGAAATATTTTAGATGAATTAAATAATGATAATAGTACAATCATTAAAGAGGTAAAGATTAGTCATTCAAGTAACTATAAGACAGAACTTGTATTTAAGGGTATAACACATAAAGATCAGGTAATAGGTATGGTAATTACTATGAGTAATATGAAAGAAAATTATGATATTAAATCTGCTACAGGTGCATTTTTAACCTTTAACGATATTATAGGGGAAAGTGCTGCAATAAAAAATGTTGTTACTAATAGTAAAATAATAGCTAATAGTCCTTCAACTGTACTTATACAAGGAGAAAGTGGTACGGGGAAAGAGGTTCTAGCGCAAGCAATGCATAATTATAGTTTAAGAAGAAATAAAAAATTTGTAGCTATAAATTGTGGAGCCATACCTAATAACATAATAGAAAGTGAACTTTTTGGCTATGAAGATGGGACATTTACTGGAGCAAAAAAAGGTGGAAAGCCAGGGAAGTTTGAAGTTGCTAATGGTGGAACTATATTTCTTGATGAAATAGGAGAAATGCCACTAGATATGCAGGTTAATCTTTTAAGAGTTCTTCAGGAATCAAGAGTAACAAGACTTGGTGGAAGTACGGAAATTCCGATAGATGTTAGAGTTATTGCAGCAACAAATAAAAATTTAAAAGAAGAAGTAAACAAAGGAAATTTTAGAGAAGATTTATATTATAGATTATGTGTAATTCCAATAACACTACCTCCTCTAAGAGAGAGAAAAGATGATGTACAAAAATTAATGGAATATTTTTTGACAATAAAATCATTTAAATTAAATAAGCCAATACCTAAAATAAATGATGAACTATATTCTAATTTATTATCATATAGCTGGCCTGGTAACATAAGGCAGTTAGAGAATTATATTGAGAATATTGTTAATTTAGAAGGGAATATTTCTTTTGATCTGTGGGATGAAGAACATAAAAAAGATTTTAACAATGAGAATATATATAAATTCAATGCAAATGAGAATAATAATCAACTTTGTGAAAATGAAAACAATAATTTGAATTTAAATTTCCTTGAAAGGAAAACTATTGAAAAAGCAATATTAAAATTTGGAAATAATATGACTAAAACTGCAAAAGCATTAGGTATTAGTAGGAACACATTATATCTAAAAATAAAGAAATATGGAATAAAAACGTCCTAA